From Salvia splendens isolate huo1 chromosome 3, SspV2, whole genome shotgun sequence, a single genomic window includes:
- the LOC121797168 gene encoding probable UDP-arabinopyranose mutase 2, whose amino-acid sequence MAEQKATPLLKDELDIVIPTIRNLDFLEMWRPFFEPYHLIIVQDGDPSKVIKVPEGFDYELYNRNDINRILGPKASCISFKDSACRCFGYMVSKKKYIYTIDDDCFVAKDPTGKDINALEQHIKNLLSPSTPHFFNTLYDPYREGADFVRGYPFSMRVGQSTAVSHGLWLNIPDYDAPTQLVKPRERNTRYVDAVLTIPKGTLFPMCGMNLGFNRDLIGPAMYFGLMGDGQPIGRYDDMWAGWCTKVICDHLNLGIKTGLPYIWHSKASNPFVNLKKEYKGIYWQEDIIPFFQAVKLPKECTTVQQCYLELAKEVKAKLSDIDPYFTKLADAMVTWIEAWDELNPTGPGASSAAPPAAAK is encoded by the exons ATGGCGGAGCAGAAAGCGACACCGCTGCTGAAGGACGAGTTGGACATAGTGATTCCGACCATCAGAAACCTTGATTTCTTGGAGATGTGGAGGCCCTTCTTCGAGCCCTACCACCTCATCATTGTTCAAGATGGCGACCCCTCCAAAGTCATCAAAGTCCCAGAGGGCTTCGATTACGAGCTCTACAATCGCAACGACATCAACAGGATTCTCGGCCCCAAGGCCTCCTGCATCTCGTTCAAGGACTCTGCTTGCCGATGCTTCGGCTACATGGTCTCCAAGAAGAAGTATATCTACACCATCGACGACGATTGCTTC GTTGCCAAAGACCCGACTGGGAAAGACATCAACGCCCTTGAGCAGCACATTAAGAACCTCTTGAGTCCATCGACTCCCCATTTCTTCAACACCCTATACGATCCGTACAGGGAGGGTGCGGACTTTGTCCGTGGCTATCCTTTCAGCATGCGTGTGGGTCAATCGACTGCTGTCTCTCACGGCCTATGGCTCAACATCCCTGATTATGATGCTCCCACTCAGCTTGTCAAGCCCCGTGAGCGGAACACCAG ATACGTGGATGCTGTCCTGACGATCCCCAAGGGAACCCTCTTCCCAATGTGTGGTATGAATTTGGGATTCAACCGTGACCTCATCGGACCTGCAATGTACTTTGGACTCATGGGAGACGGCCAGCCCATTGGGCGATACGATGACATGTGGGCCGGATGGTGCACCAAG GTGATATGCGACCACTTGAACCTTGGGATCAAGACGGGGCTGCCCTACATCTGGCACAGCAAGGCGAGCAACCCGTTTGTGAATCTGAAGAAGGAATACAAGGGAATCTACTGGCAGGAGGATATCATCCCGTTTTTCCAGGCGGTGAAGCTCCCCAAGGAGTGCACGACTGTGCAGCAATGCTACCTTGAACTGGCGAAAGAGGTGAAGGCGAAACTCTCAGACATCGATCCCTACTTCACTAAACTGGCTGATGCTATGGTGACATGGATTGAGGCTTGGGATGAGCTCAACCCTACTGGACCAGGAGCTTCCTCTGCTGCTCCTCCTGCTGCTGCTAAATAG
- the LOC121796552 gene encoding uncharacterized protein LOC121796552 gives MHTRSQGTPPFGLLCYQRRKGSGSSAGFEIQQDSPSPIRDNPLFENSDSDLEAESMADNNNNNAVPPHVVRFGDTLRSGIEYPGEPPNVEHNLIKRVLFPFSLREKARAWYDSIPGYNIETFQELKTLFLLEYNSPMKIEKLREEITSFQQKYDESFAEAWKRFTDLIRKCPSHGLAPGHDLLKFYKGLNNEGTGLVTAGSNGNLDDLTHEEVRALFQRLANNQRNWHNPRRAAEKGGDTFGATKDAERVSAIEAQLADISTQMSSMTKAVKSLQLTPQPQAVAVMRCGLCQGGHHTDQCSSLQGPPIEDVNYIGNNGQGFNQGIQYSNQQNWRPQQSNWNQSGPSNNSGNQWRTNTQPPGYEKKPSVEDQLGQILSFMTKSQKENESFKERTVEKFGQMEATLRNLETQIGQIATASHTRIPNAIPSDTVPNPKGFEQCKAVKLRSGKDLESPIMLDAQNGSNILHAGADKLFGSQTSHAGADEGIEWATTEARECQQEKEVSTMSDIHKKNPLSPAMDPKCPFNFPDFIPPPPFPVENKKKGRKIIQEKGLDWMMNIIRKVNVDVSLVDLFLHFPKFSKFFKDLIVKKEKIQDDGVVILSAFGSQFVKGKMPAKRRDPGSCVIPCEMGDKEFPKCLLDQGSGISLMALKTARSIGLEARIEPIDIDLQLADHSIVKPKGIIEDVLVKVDRFVLPVDFIVLEMEEDKDMPILFGRPFLATGDVVIKTKTNKVMFRVDGENVVIKQEKAGKRLLEPG, from the exons ATGCACACGAGATCTCAGGGTACACCGCCTTTCGGAttactctgttatcaaagaaggaAAGGGTCAGGAAGTTCAGCCGGGTTTGAAATTCAACAGGATTCGCCGAGTCCAATCAGAGATAACCCATTGTTTGAGAATAGTGACAGTGATTTGGAAGCTGAGTCGATGGCCGACAATAATAACAACAACGCTGTCCCACCACACGTTGTGAGGTTTGGCGACACTCTTAGATCGGGAATTGAGTACCCCGGAGA ACCCCCGAATGTGGAACACAATCTGATCAAGAGGGTCTTATTCCCATTCTCTCTGAGGGAGAAAGCAAGAGCTTGGTATGACTCTATACCGGGCTACAACATTGAAACATTCCAAGAGTTGAAGACGTTGTTCCTCTTAGAATATAATTCCCCGATGAAGATCGAGAAATTGAGAGAAGAGATCACTTCTTTCCAACAAAAGTATGATGAGTCCTTTGCAGAAGCTTGGAAGAGATTCACAGACTTGATAAGGAAATGCCCGAGCCATGGTctagctccggggcatgaccttttgaaattctacaaGGGACTCAACAATGAAGGCACGGGACTAGTTACTGCAGGCTCTAATGGAAACCTGGATGACTTAACGCATGAGGAGGTGAGAGCCTTATTCCAAAGGTTGGCTAACAATCAACGGAACTGGCACAACCCAAGGAGAGCAGCGGAGAAAGGAGGAGACACATTCGGTGCTACAAAGGATGCAGAGAGAGTATCTGCAATTGAAGCTCAATTGGCAGATATAAGCACCCAGATGTCGTCGATGACAAAGGCAGTGAAATCGCTGCAACTGACTCCTCAACCCCAAGCAGTGGCAGTGATGAGATGTGGATTGTGTCAAGGAGGGCATCATACTGATCAATGCTCTAGTCTTCAAGGACCACCAATCGAGGATGTGAACTACATTGGCAACAATGGCCAAGGGTTTAACCAAGGCATCCAATACAGCAATCAGCAGAATTGGAGGCCTCAGCAATCGAACTGGAATCAAAGTGGTCCTAGCAACAACTCGGGGAACCAGTGGAGGACAAACACTCAACCCccgggttatgagaagaagccatcGGTAGAAGATCAATTGGGACAGATACTCTCCTTCATGACcaagagtcaaaaggagaatgaGAGCTTCAAAGAAAGGACGGTAGAGAAGTTTGGTCAGATGGAGGCTACATTGAGGAATCTCGAGACTCAAATTGGGCAGATTGCTACAGCATCTCACACAAGAATTCCTAATGCTATCCCGAGTGATACGGTGCCCAATCCTAAAGGTTTTGAACAGTGCAAGGCAGTTAAGTTAAGAAGTGGAAAGGATCTTGAGTCTCCAATCATGCTAGATGCACAAAATGGCTCGAACATCttgcacgcaggggcggacaaGTTGTTTGGCTCACAAacctcgcacgcaggggcggacgagggGATTGAGTGGGCTACTACCGAAGCTAGGGAATGTCAACAAGAAAAAGAAGTGTCAACCATGAGTGATATCCACAAGAAGAATCCACTAAGTCCGGCAATGGACCCGAAGTGTCCATTTAATTTTCCAGATTTTATCCCGCCACCACCTTTCCCAGTCGAGAATAAGAAGAAGggtaggaaaataattcaagagaAAGGACTCGATTGGATGATGAACATTATCAGGAAAGTTAATGTAGATGTGTCCCTGGTGGATTTGTTCCTACACTTTCCTAAATTCTCCAAGTTTTTTAAGGATCTTATTGTGAAAAAGGAGAAGATACAAGACGATGGTGTGGTGATATTGAGCGCATTTGGCTCACAATTTGTGAAGGGAAAGATGCCGGCAAAGAGAAGAGACCCTGGAAGCTGTGTGATCCCATGTGAGATGGGAGATAAGGAGTTCCCAAAGTGCCTACTTGATCAAGGCTCGGGAATATCATTGATGGCTCTGAAAACCGCACGGTCAATCGGTCTAGAAGCGAGGATTGAACCAATCGACATTGACCTACAATTGGCGGATCATTCAATTGTGAAACCAAAAGGTATCATCGAGGATGTCTTGGTGAAGGTTGATAGATTTGTACTCCCGGTTGACTTCATTGTCCTAGAGATGGAAGAGGACAAGGATATGCCTATCCTATTTGGTAGGCCATTTTTAGCAACCGGTGATGTTGTGATAAAGACCAAGACAAATAAGGTCATGTTTCGAGTAGATGGAGAGaatgtggtgatcaagcaagagAAGGCGGGGAAGCGCCTATTGGAGCCTGGATAG
- the LOC121796196 gene encoding uncharacterized protein LOC121796196 isoform X2 → MGKTRKDDKSDDIEIISIGKLYNGAWDKKYWSSSRGKDRYPYPVGYKSVRTQNGITYSMEIIEGLKGPLFKISSTDGKLCSGDTPEIAWERFQKKGSSKALHARRFSCKIDAVEFFGFKNTFVLRLLRELATNVGGPAEQSLIISNFSAGSHEANYQLQGEPSAPDPGPDSLSCLVISQAKGKRSRNGRRRLNGTPLELLQKEEHTKNGSYSTSKQIDQSNNRSADLSTFAAANEVPGVCYTPGSLRPQKCIPIADGGVKLNTLDKFDHPNIGEFLSEGKKLTSSVNHIETNIDNLHKQQESSGGASCTGVQNNIIPEDRDGATNVQHDIPVASADLCVADTLESGDSSSVSSQNKDVFEPSTEEDAIINVAENPEVLVTDSLLEDEIVNASYNTNSEKCDECDAESVGDEIAKSMMEILLPRAVPLLKTFSRKKKKSKKSLNTQRSHENNDMPSPTMNDSTTVKGLVEHSAMQRKNEKACIPCAVRDSAVHSVNLDPVVPDSFDNYSTQELLLQADAVQSRQFSHDLYSPAQMPINGEMCGLPCHSGISNPDTGKADLTSKAVADAVSREVTANSKQARFDNSSIDNMIPTTDCENAPSNLQLPTTSSSTLTGNVKMSDDSRSNIQHKLKSQGDLGLFACYIHPMPISMVQLIVKENEIFTCVKCGYSEHKDDILLVYKTSKRGENMGCPSLVGHVPISSQISKDTTGRDIASERSLLQFTPDGESLVLLNSIKIPHCREGKLECLCSACTSDGFEKNAVKIVKLNSGYASLVTRLKTAQGVCSLLVCEPNFLLAAEEDGKLKLWDMNFAWSGQKEDWNLPTFDCMFPCIVEMKKVPKSAALIIGHNGFGTFGIWDIDKHILVSRFSCANMSVMEFIPVRIFRWQRKGEYTMEALVAEIMDATKMWSSGRSDNHLFSAEDKDVAAWLLISTASDLDDESYHSCEQGKENADRCWRLALLVNNMVITGSVLDEGTTAAAATSAGHGIIATRDGQVYMLELSTGKKLGNLQTFKGSRVSCITTNTSNLGALAIASEAQLLVYLT, encoded by the exons ATGGGGAAAACAAGGAAGGATGATAAATCTGACgacattgaaataatatcaatCGGAAAGCTTTACAATGGTGCCTGGGATAAGAAGTATTGGAGTTCATCTAGG GGTAAAGACCGCTACCCTTATCCTGTTGGTTACAAATCGGTGAGGACTCAAAATGGGATCACCTACTCAATGGAAATTATTGAGGGTCTTAAAGGCCCATTGTTTAAG ATCAGTTCTACTGACGGCAAGTTGTGTTCTGGAGACACGCCAGAGATTGCATGGGAACGTTTTCAGAAGAAGGGTTCTTCAAAGGCGTTGCATGCAAGGAGATTTTCGTGTAAGATAGATGCAGTAGAG TTTTTTGGATTCAAAAACACATTTGTTCTGAGGTTACTGAGGGAATTGGCCACTAATGTTGGTGGGCCTGCTGAACAGAGTTTGATCATATCAAACTTTTCAGCTGGATCTCACGAGGCTAATTATCAGCTGCAAGGTGAACCATCAGCTCCTGATCCTGGACCTGATTCGCTGTCATGTTTGGTCATTTCACAGGCTAAAGGGAAGAGAAGCAGAAATGGTCGACGAAGACTTAATGGGACTCCTTTAGAACTACTTCAGAAGGAAGAACACACTAAGAATGGTAGCTATTCAACCTCCAAGCAGATAGATCAATCAAATAATAGAAGCGCTGATCTTTCAACTTTTGCTGCTGCAAACGAGGTCCCTGGGGTTTGTTATACTCCAGGGTCGTTAAGGCCACAAAAATGTATACCTATTGCTGACGGAGGTGTAAAGTTGAATACTCTCGACAAATTTGATCATCCAAATATAGGGGAGTTCCTTTCTGAAGGAAAAAAACTAACTAGTTCTGTGAACCATATAGAAACCAATATTGATAACCTGCATAAACAACAAGAATCT AGTGGTGGTGCCTCATGTACTGGGGTCCAAAATAACATAATACCAGAAGATAGAGATGGAGCAACTAATGTGCAGCATGACATACCGGTTGCCAGTGCTGATCTTTGCGTAGCTGACACTTTGGAATCTGGAG ATAGCTCTTCTGTTTCCTCCCAAAACAAAGATGTGTTTGAGCCCTCAACTGAGGAAGATGCAATTATCAATGTTGCTGAGAATCCTGAGGTTCTAGTGACTGACTCacttctggaagatgaaatagTCAATGCTTCTTATAACACAAACTCAGAAAAGTGTGATGAGTGTGATGCTGAATCAGTTGGTGATGAAATAGCCAAGTCCATGATGGAAATTCTACTTCCTAGAGCAGTTCCTTTACTTAAAACATTCtctagaaagaaaaagaaaagtaaaaaatctTTGAATACTCAAAGATCTCATGAAAACAATGACATGCCCAGCCCTACCATGAATGATTCAACTACTG TGAAAGGGCTAGTTGAGCATTCAGCTATGCAGAGGAAGAATGAAAAGGCATGTATCCCCTGTGCTGTTCGTGATTCAGCTGTGCACTCTGTCAACTTAGACCCTGTGGTGCCTGATAGTTTTGATAATTATAGTACTCAGGAGTTGCTTCTTCAAGCTGATGCTGTCCAATCTAGGCAATTTTCACATGATCTATACTCTCCCGCACAGATGCCAATCAATGGTGAAATGTGTGGCCTCCCTTGTCATAGTGGAATTAGCAACCCTG ATACTGGGAAGGCTGATCTTACATCAAAGGCTGTAGCAGATGCTGTCTCTCGTGAAGTTACTGCCAACTCAAAGCAAGCCAGATTTGACAACTCATCCATTGATAACATGATACCAACTACAGATTGTGAGAATGCACCCTCAAATCTACAATTACCAACTACAAGTTCCTCCACTCTGACTGGAAACGTCAAAATGAGTGATGATTCAAGGTCAAACATCCAACACAAACTGAAGTCACAGGGTGATCTTGGGCTTTTTGCATGCTACATTCACCCCATGCCGATTTCAATGGTGCAGTTGATTGTCAAAGAGAATGAGATTTTCACATGTGTTAAATGTGGATACTCAGAGCACAAGGATGATATCCTCTTGGTTTACAAAACCTCAAAGAGAGGAGAAAATATGGGGTGTCCTTCATTAGTTGGTCATGTGCCAATATCCTCACAAATTTCCAAAGATACAACTGGCAGAGAT ATTGCCTCTGAGAGATCTTTATTGCAATTTACTCCAGATGGTGAATCGCTTGTTTTACTAAACAGCATTAAAATCCCTCACTGCAG GGAGGGTAAATTGGAGTGTTTGTGCTCTGCTTGTACTTCAGATGGCTTTGAGAAGAATGCAGTTAAAATTGTGAAATTAAACAGTGGATATGCCTCACTGGTAACAAGACTGAAAACAGCTCAAGGTGTTTGTAGTTTATTAGTTTGTGAACCTAATTTCCTTCTGGCAGCCGAGGAGGATGGGAAGCTAAAGCTGTGGGACATGAACTTCGCATGGAG TGGACAGAAAGAAGATTGGAATTTGCCTACATTTGACTGCATGTTTCCTTGTATAGTGGAGATGAAAAAAGTTCCAAAGTCTGCTGCTTTGATCATTGGCCACAATGGATTCGGGACATTTGGCATATG GGACATCGACAAGCACATCCTTGTGTCAAGGTTCTCTTGTGCAAACATGTCAGTTATGGAGTTTATCCCTGTCAGAATCTTCAGATGGCAAAGAAAAGGAGAGTATACGATGGAGGCATTGGTAGCTGAAATCATGGATGCCACAAAAATGTGGTCTTCCGGAAGAAGTGATAATCATCTCTTTTCAGCAGAGGATAAAGATGTTGCTGCTTGGCTTCTGATTTCAACCGCCTCTGACCTTGATGATGAATCTTATCATTCATGTGAGCAAGGAAAAGAAAATGCAGACAGATGTTGGAGGCTTGCTTTGTTGGTCAATAATATGGTGATCACTGGAAGCGTATTGGATGAAGG AACTACTGCTGCTGCTGCCACATCTGCTGGTCATGGAATTATCGCGACACGCGATGGTCAAGTTTACATGTTGGAATTATCCACAGGGAAGAAGCTAGGAAACCTACAAACCTTCAAAG GTAGCAGAGTTTCATGCATTACAACCAACACTTCGAACTTGGGAGCTTTGGCCATCGCTAGCGAAGCCCAGCTGCTGGTTTATCTAACATGA
- the LOC121796196 gene encoding uncharacterized protein LOC121796196 isoform X1 — protein sequence MGKTRKDDKSDDIEIISIGKLYNGAWDKKYWSSSRGKDRYPYPVGYKSVRTQNGITYSMEIIEGLKGPLFKISSTDGKLCSGDTPEIAWERFQKKGSSKALHARRFSCKIDAVEFFGFKNTFVLRLLRELATNVGGPAEQSLIISNFSAGSHEANYQLQGEPSAPDPGPDSLSCLVISQAKGKRSRNGRRRLNGTPLELLQKEEHTKNGSYSTSKQIDQSNNRSADLSTFAAANEVPGVCYTPGSLRPQKCIPIADGGVKLNTLDKFDHPNIGEFLSEGKKLTSSVNHIETNIDNLHKQQESSGGASCTGVQNNIIPEDRDGATNVQHDIPVASADLCVADTLESGADSSSVSSQNKDVFEPSTEEDAIINVAENPEVLVTDSLLEDEIVNASYNTNSEKCDECDAESVGDEIAKSMMEILLPRAVPLLKTFSRKKKKSKKSLNTQRSHENNDMPSPTMNDSTTVKGLVEHSAMQRKNEKACIPCAVRDSAVHSVNLDPVVPDSFDNYSTQELLLQADAVQSRQFSHDLYSPAQMPINGEMCGLPCHSGISNPDTGKADLTSKAVADAVSREVTANSKQARFDNSSIDNMIPTTDCENAPSNLQLPTTSSSTLTGNVKMSDDSRSNIQHKLKSQGDLGLFACYIHPMPISMVQLIVKENEIFTCVKCGYSEHKDDILLVYKTSKRGENMGCPSLVGHVPISSQISKDTTGRDIASERSLLQFTPDGESLVLLNSIKIPHCREGKLECLCSACTSDGFEKNAVKIVKLNSGYASLVTRLKTAQGVCSLLVCEPNFLLAAEEDGKLKLWDMNFAWSGQKEDWNLPTFDCMFPCIVEMKKVPKSAALIIGHNGFGTFGIWDIDKHILVSRFSCANMSVMEFIPVRIFRWQRKGEYTMEALVAEIMDATKMWSSGRSDNHLFSAEDKDVAAWLLISTASDLDDESYHSCEQGKENADRCWRLALLVNNMVITGSVLDEGTTAAAATSAGHGIIATRDGQVYMLELSTGKKLGNLQTFKGSRVSCITTNTSNLGALAIASEAQLLVYLT from the exons ATGGGGAAAACAAGGAAGGATGATAAATCTGACgacattgaaataatatcaatCGGAAAGCTTTACAATGGTGCCTGGGATAAGAAGTATTGGAGTTCATCTAGG GGTAAAGACCGCTACCCTTATCCTGTTGGTTACAAATCGGTGAGGACTCAAAATGGGATCACCTACTCAATGGAAATTATTGAGGGTCTTAAAGGCCCATTGTTTAAG ATCAGTTCTACTGACGGCAAGTTGTGTTCTGGAGACACGCCAGAGATTGCATGGGAACGTTTTCAGAAGAAGGGTTCTTCAAAGGCGTTGCATGCAAGGAGATTTTCGTGTAAGATAGATGCAGTAGAG TTTTTTGGATTCAAAAACACATTTGTTCTGAGGTTACTGAGGGAATTGGCCACTAATGTTGGTGGGCCTGCTGAACAGAGTTTGATCATATCAAACTTTTCAGCTGGATCTCACGAGGCTAATTATCAGCTGCAAGGTGAACCATCAGCTCCTGATCCTGGACCTGATTCGCTGTCATGTTTGGTCATTTCACAGGCTAAAGGGAAGAGAAGCAGAAATGGTCGACGAAGACTTAATGGGACTCCTTTAGAACTACTTCAGAAGGAAGAACACACTAAGAATGGTAGCTATTCAACCTCCAAGCAGATAGATCAATCAAATAATAGAAGCGCTGATCTTTCAACTTTTGCTGCTGCAAACGAGGTCCCTGGGGTTTGTTATACTCCAGGGTCGTTAAGGCCACAAAAATGTATACCTATTGCTGACGGAGGTGTAAAGTTGAATACTCTCGACAAATTTGATCATCCAAATATAGGGGAGTTCCTTTCTGAAGGAAAAAAACTAACTAGTTCTGTGAACCATATAGAAACCAATATTGATAACCTGCATAAACAACAAGAATCT AGTGGTGGTGCCTCATGTACTGGGGTCCAAAATAACATAATACCAGAAGATAGAGATGGAGCAACTAATGTGCAGCATGACATACCGGTTGCCAGTGCTGATCTTTGCGTAGCTGACACTTTGGAATCTGGAG CAGATAGCTCTTCTGTTTCCTCCCAAAACAAAGATGTGTTTGAGCCCTCAACTGAGGAAGATGCAATTATCAATGTTGCTGAGAATCCTGAGGTTCTAGTGACTGACTCacttctggaagatgaaatagTCAATGCTTCTTATAACACAAACTCAGAAAAGTGTGATGAGTGTGATGCTGAATCAGTTGGTGATGAAATAGCCAAGTCCATGATGGAAATTCTACTTCCTAGAGCAGTTCCTTTACTTAAAACATTCtctagaaagaaaaagaaaagtaaaaaatctTTGAATACTCAAAGATCTCATGAAAACAATGACATGCCCAGCCCTACCATGAATGATTCAACTACTG TGAAAGGGCTAGTTGAGCATTCAGCTATGCAGAGGAAGAATGAAAAGGCATGTATCCCCTGTGCTGTTCGTGATTCAGCTGTGCACTCTGTCAACTTAGACCCTGTGGTGCCTGATAGTTTTGATAATTATAGTACTCAGGAGTTGCTTCTTCAAGCTGATGCTGTCCAATCTAGGCAATTTTCACATGATCTATACTCTCCCGCACAGATGCCAATCAATGGTGAAATGTGTGGCCTCCCTTGTCATAGTGGAATTAGCAACCCTG ATACTGGGAAGGCTGATCTTACATCAAAGGCTGTAGCAGATGCTGTCTCTCGTGAAGTTACTGCCAACTCAAAGCAAGCCAGATTTGACAACTCATCCATTGATAACATGATACCAACTACAGATTGTGAGAATGCACCCTCAAATCTACAATTACCAACTACAAGTTCCTCCACTCTGACTGGAAACGTCAAAATGAGTGATGATTCAAGGTCAAACATCCAACACAAACTGAAGTCACAGGGTGATCTTGGGCTTTTTGCATGCTACATTCACCCCATGCCGATTTCAATGGTGCAGTTGATTGTCAAAGAGAATGAGATTTTCACATGTGTTAAATGTGGATACTCAGAGCACAAGGATGATATCCTCTTGGTTTACAAAACCTCAAAGAGAGGAGAAAATATGGGGTGTCCTTCATTAGTTGGTCATGTGCCAATATCCTCACAAATTTCCAAAGATACAACTGGCAGAGAT ATTGCCTCTGAGAGATCTTTATTGCAATTTACTCCAGATGGTGAATCGCTTGTTTTACTAAACAGCATTAAAATCCCTCACTGCAG GGAGGGTAAATTGGAGTGTTTGTGCTCTGCTTGTACTTCAGATGGCTTTGAGAAGAATGCAGTTAAAATTGTGAAATTAAACAGTGGATATGCCTCACTGGTAACAAGACTGAAAACAGCTCAAGGTGTTTGTAGTTTATTAGTTTGTGAACCTAATTTCCTTCTGGCAGCCGAGGAGGATGGGAAGCTAAAGCTGTGGGACATGAACTTCGCATGGAG TGGACAGAAAGAAGATTGGAATTTGCCTACATTTGACTGCATGTTTCCTTGTATAGTGGAGATGAAAAAAGTTCCAAAGTCTGCTGCTTTGATCATTGGCCACAATGGATTCGGGACATTTGGCATATG GGACATCGACAAGCACATCCTTGTGTCAAGGTTCTCTTGTGCAAACATGTCAGTTATGGAGTTTATCCCTGTCAGAATCTTCAGATGGCAAAGAAAAGGAGAGTATACGATGGAGGCATTGGTAGCTGAAATCATGGATGCCACAAAAATGTGGTCTTCCGGAAGAAGTGATAATCATCTCTTTTCAGCAGAGGATAAAGATGTTGCTGCTTGGCTTCTGATTTCAACCGCCTCTGACCTTGATGATGAATCTTATCATTCATGTGAGCAAGGAAAAGAAAATGCAGACAGATGTTGGAGGCTTGCTTTGTTGGTCAATAATATGGTGATCACTGGAAGCGTATTGGATGAAGG AACTACTGCTGCTGCTGCCACATCTGCTGGTCATGGAATTATCGCGACACGCGATGGTCAAGTTTACATGTTGGAATTATCCACAGGGAAGAAGCTAGGAAACCTACAAACCTTCAAAG GTAGCAGAGTTTCATGCATTACAACCAACACTTCGAACTTGGGAGCTTTGGCCATCGCTAGCGAAGCCCAGCTGCTGGTTTATCTAACATGA
- the LOC121796553 gene encoding protein BIG GRAIN 1-like E: protein MSVTSKNSSHRRKDSGEIVVFDAARYFAGIDENPCYHSFSSSAASRMSLDMPAINAHNLQSIQKQYLMREKKKCRQPSSPGGRLATFLNSLFNQANSKKKKKSKTSAAVDDAGDDHDRRRSSISHFRITESYCDSKSADSGGAAPPCYANTPTKTSYADLKGFSDHQKAASQLKNGKIGNGRLRFNNGSFRNPTTKWTADDEDDQRKFDDGEDSDSSSDLFDLPNLDFCSTGLPVYGTTDMDRIRIGAPLSSAAAV, encoded by the coding sequence ATGTCAGTTACGTCCAAAAATTCCTCCCACCGGCGGAAGGACTCCGGCGAGATCGTAGTTTTCGACGCGGCCCGTTACTTCGCTGGCATTGATGAGAACCCATGCTACCACAGCTTCTCTTCCTCCGCTGCCTCCCGAATGAGCCTAGACATGCCGGCGATCAACGCACACAATCTCCAGTCGATTCAGAAGCAATATTtgatgagagagaagaagaaatgcAGGCAGCCGAGCTCCCCCGGCGGCCGGCTCGCCACGTTCTTGAATTCTCTCTTCAATCAGGCGAattcgaagaagaagaagaaatcgaAGACGAGCGCCGCCGTCGATGACGCCGGAGACGATCATGATCGGAGAAGGAGCAGCATCAGCCATTTCAGAATTACGGAGAGTTATTGCGATTCGAAATCGGCGGATTCCGGCGGTGCAGCGCCGCCGTGTTACGCCAATACACCGACGAAAACGTCGTACGCGGATTTGAAGGGCTTTTCCGATCACCAGAAGGCGGCTTCTCAGCTTAAAAATGGGAAAATTGGGAACGGGCGGCTGAGATTCAACAACGGGAGCTTTAGAAACCCTACGACGAAATGGACggctgatgatgaagatgatcaAAGGAAATTTGATGATGGCGAAGATTCGGATTCGAGTTCGGATCTATTTGATTTGCCCAACTTGGATTTTTGCTCGACCGGTTTGCCCGTTTATGGGACTACGGATATGGATCGGATCCGAATCGGAGCTCCACTTTCCAGCGCAGCGGCAGTGTAA